In the Pseudomonadota bacterium genome, TTATGAGCCTTTTTTCCAAAAAAAGAGGCTAACCATTCAATCGTCGGGTCTTCTACTATACTGGCATTAACATTATCGGTTGTAAAAAATATCATTGGTTTTTTAAAGAGGACAACATGGTTAATAGCAGTACTGTTATGAAGGAGAATAAAGCCGGCATTCTGAACCAATTCAGCCGTCTTGCCCCTTACAACTTCTCTTCCTCCAAAATAATCAGTATGTTCTTCGTAATGCGAACGGGGATGGGCAGCTATAACAATCCGCACGTTGAAACTCTCTTCTATATAATCAAAAAATCTTACCAATGCGGGGTAGTATTCGTCTGCCGATATCTTTACAGGGAGATCGAGGTAGAGATAGTCTGTATGAAAGGGAAGGTATTCGTCCAGAAAAATGCCTACAGATGGGTCTTTCGCTTGAGGAAGATCTTTTAATCCAAGGTATGTATCGTAATCATAACTGTGGACCCAGAGAAACTCGCTTTGACTGTTTATCACATAATAATTTGCCAGCATGTATTTTTCCGCCGGAGAAAAAACAATTCTTGCCGGTTTTACCCCACAATAAGTAAAGGGGATCATTCTGAATGTCTTATCAAAAATCCTTTTAAGGGTAATCTTTTTCAATCTTCTCAACCATAGCTCCTTTATACCTGAGCTGACAGGAAGTGCAAAGAGTGATGCTGAAAAAGGTATGCCCTGCTTCGATAACATTCTAAACAGGGGAAGTGAATAAAGTGTATAATGAACCATAGATATAACAAATGTCGAATTATCAATGGTTTTAATAGCTTCTCCGACAGTCTCCAAAGCATCAAAACAACGATGCCTGTCCCATTGGATCGGGTCCGGCGGGTTACTCGATATATATTCTTTTGGCGCAATCAGTCTGGTAAATTCCCATACCTCAACATCAAACCCGTTGCTCATCATAGTGTCTATACCGAATCTATGATAGTCCCTTTGATTGAAGTATTCTTCGAGAAAATAGATAATCTTTTTGATTTGCATTATTTGACCGATTCTGATGCTATTGTGACTGTGGATGTATTTTCAGGAAATTCTTTATGATTTTAAGTCCTACTATACCGCTCTTTTCGGGATGGAACTGACATCCGTAAACATTCCCAGATTGTATGGATGCACAAATGCAAAGTCCGTTATAGTCACAATCGGCAAGATCGTTAATAGGGTTTGTGGGAATGACAGAGAAAGAATGAACAAAATATACCGATTCCCCGATAGATAAGTCTTGAAAAACAGTATTATTCCAATCTTCACGATTCTTCGGAAGCAAAAGACCATTCCAGCCTATATGGGGTATTTTGTGGGGTATGCCATCGGAACCTGCCTTTGGAATCATAATTACTCTGCCCGGAATTAATGCAAGCCCCTCATAAATACCGAATTCCTCGCTTGTTTCCATCATCATTTGCATACCAAGACAAATACCTAAAAAAGGTCTGCCTGTCTTAGTAAACTTCCTGATCGCTTCTACAAGTCCCCTGCTGTGCAACTCACGTATCCCGTCTGCAAAGGCACCTACGCCTGGCAGAACAAGGTATTCGGCCCGCTCCACCTGGTTGGGAGAACTTGTAATTACAACCCGCGCGCCGCAGTATTCA is a window encoding:
- the hisH gene encoding imidazole glycerol phosphate synthase subunit HisH, coding for MRNVVVVDYGMGNLLSVHRAFEYCGARVVITSSPNQVERAEYLVLPGVGAFADGIRELHSRGLVEAIRKFTKTGRPFLGICLGMQMMMETSEEFGIYEGLALIPGRVIMIPKAGSDGIPHKIPHIGWNGLLLPKNREDWNNTVFQDLSIGESVYFVHSFSVIPTNPINDLADCDYNGLCICASIQSGNVYGCQFHPEKSGIVGLKIIKNFLKIHPQSQ